One window of the Equus caballus isolate H_3958 breed thoroughbred chromosome 2, TB-T2T, whole genome shotgun sequence genome contains the following:
- the EPHA2 gene encoding ephrin type-A receptor 2 isoform X4, which yields MQNIMDDMPIYMYSVCNVVAGDQDNWLRTNWVYRGEAERIFIELKFTVRDCNSFPGGASSCKETFNLYYAESDVDYGTNFQKRQFTKIDTIAPDEITVSSDFEARHVKLNVEERSVGPLSRKGFYLAFQDIGACVALLSVRVYYKKCPELLQGLARFPETIAGSDAPSLATVPGTCVDHAVVPPGGEEPRMHCAVDGEWLVPIGQCLCQAGYEKVEDACQACSPGFFKSEASESPCLECPAHTLPSPEGATSCECEEGYFRAQQDPLSMPCTRPPSAPHYLTAIGMGAKVELRWTPPQDNGGREDIIYSVTCEQCWPESGECGPCEASVHYSEPPHALTRTSVTVSDLEPHMNYTFVVEARNGVSDLVTSRSFRTASVSINQTEPPKVKLEGRSTTSLSVSWSIPPPQQSRVWKYEVTYRKKGDSNSYNVRRTEGFSVTLDDLAPDTTYLVQVQALTQEGQGAGSKVHEFQTLSTEGSGNMAVIGGVAVGVLLLLVLAGIGLFIHRRRRSLRTRQSSEDVYFSKSEQLKPLKTYVDPHTYEDPNQAVLKFTTEIHPSCVTRQKVIGAGEFGEVYKGTLKVSGKKEVPVAIKTLKAGYTEKQRVDFLSEASIMGQFSHHNIIRLEGVVSKYKPMMIITEYMENGALDKFLREKDGEFSVLQLVGMLRGIAAGMKYLANMNYVHRDLAARNILVNSNLVCKVSDFGLSRVLEDDPEATYTTSGGKIPIRWTAPEAISYRKFTSASDVWSYGIVMWEVMTYGERPYWELSNHEVMKAINDGFRLPTPMDCPSAIYQLMMQCWQQERARRPKFADIVSILDKLIRAPDSLKTLADFDPRVSIRLPSTSGSEGVPFHTVSEWLESIKMQQYTEHFLAAGYTAIEKVVQMTNDDIKRIGVRLPGHQKRIAYSLLGLKDQVNTVGIPI from the exons GTGCAACGTGGTGGCCGGCGACCAGGACAACTGGCTCCGCACCAACTGGGTGTACCGGGGTGAGGCCGAGCGCATCTTCATCGAGCTCAAGTTCACCGTGCGCGACTGCAACAGCTTCCCCGGGGGCGCCAGCTCCTGCAAGGAGACCTTCAACCTCTACTACGCTGAGTCGGACGTGGACTACGGCACCAACTTCCAGAAGCGCCAGTTCACCAAGATCGACACCATCGCGCCGGACGAGATCACGGTCAGCAGCGACTTTGAGGCGCGCCACGTGAAGCTGAACGTGGAGGAGCGCTCGGTGGGGCCGCTCAGCCGCAAGGGCTTCTACCTGGCCTTCCAGGACATCGGCGCCTGCGTGGCGCTGCTCTCCGTCCGCGTCTACTACAAGAAGTGCCCCGAGCTGCTGCAGGGCCTGGCCCGCTTCCCCGAGACCATCGCGGGCTCCGACGCACCCTCCCTGGCCACCGTGCCTGGCACCTGTGTGGACCATGCTGTGGTGCCACCCGGAGGCGAAGAGCCCCGCATGCACTGCGCGGTGGATGGCGAGTGGCTGGTGCCCATCGGTCAGTGTCTGTGCCAGGCGGGCTACGAGAAGGTGGAGGACGCCTGCCAGG CCTGCTCGCCTGGATTCTTCAAGTCCGAGGCGTCCGAGAGCCCCTGTTTGGAGTGCCCTGCACACACCCTGCCATCCCCCGAGGGGGCCACCTCCTGTGAGTGTGAAGAAGGCTACTTCCGGGCACAGCAGGACCCGCTGTCGATGCCCTGCACCC GCCCTCCCTCCGCTCCGCACTACCTCACGGCCATAGGCATGGGCGCCAAAGTGGAGCTGCGCTGGACGCCCCCCCAGGACAACGGGGGCCGCGAGGACATCATCTACAGTGTCACCTGCGAACAGTGCTGGCCCGAGTCAGGCGAGTGTGGGCCCTGTGAGGCCAGCGTGCACTACTCTGAGCCACCGCACGCGCTGACCCGCACCAGCGTGACGGTCAGTGACCTGGAGCCCCACATGAACTACACCTTCGTCGTGGAGGCCCGCAACGGCGTCTCAGACCTGGTGACCAGCCGCAGCTTCCGAACCGCCAGCGTCAGCATCAACCAGACAG AGCCCCCCAAGGTGAAGCTGGAGGGCCGCAGCACCACCTCACTGAGCGTCTCCTGGAGCATCCCCCCGCCACAGCAGAGCCGCGTGTGGAAGTACGAGGTCACCTACCGCAAGAAG GGGGACTCCAACAGCTACAACGTGCGCCGCACTGAGGGCTTCTCCGTGACCCTGGATGACCTGGCTCCGGACACCACCTACCTGGTCCAGGTGCAGGCGCTGACGCAGGAGGGCCAGGGTGCCGGCAGCAAGGTGCACGAGTTCCAGACGCTGT CCACGGAAGGATCTGGCAACATGGCGGTGATTGGCGGAGTGGCCGTCGGTGTGCTCTTGCTCCTGGTGCTGGCAGGAATCGGCCTCTTCATCCACCGCAG GAGGAGGAGCCTGCGGACCCGACAGTCCTCAGAGGACGTTTACTTCTCCAAGTCAG AACAGCTGAAGCCCCTGAAGACATACGTGGACCCCCACACATATGAGGACCCCAACCAGGCTGTGCTCAAATTTACCACCGAGATCCATCCATCTTGTGTCACGCGGCAGAAGGTGATCGGAGCAG GAGAGTTTGGGGAGGTGTACAAAGGGACCCTGAAGGTGTCAGGGAAGAAGGAGGTCCCTGTGGCCATCAAGACGCTGAAAGCCGGCTACACAGAGAAGCAGCGGGTGGACTTCCTCAGCGAGGCCAGCATCATGGGCCAGTTCAGCCACCACAACATCATCCGCCTGGAGGGCGTCGTCTCCAAAT ACAAGCCCATGATGATCATCACTGAGTACATGGAGAACGGGGCCCTGGACAAGTTCCTTCGG GAGAAGGATGGTGAGTTCAGCGTGCTGCAGCTGGTGGGCATGCTGCGGGGCATCGCAGCCGGCATGAAGTACCTGGCCAACATGAACTACGTCCACCGCGACCTGGCCGCCCGCAACATCCTTGTCAACAGCAACCTGGTCTGCAAGGTGTCTGACTTCGGCCTGTCCCGCGTGCTGGAGGATGACCCCGAGGCCACCTACACCACCAGT GGTGGCAAGATCCCCATCCGCTGGACGGCCCCGGAGGCCATCTCCTACCGCAAGTTCACCTCGGCCAGCGATGTGTGGAGCTATGGCATTGTCATGTGGGAGGTGATGACGTACGGCGAGCGGCCCTACTGGGAGCTGTCGAACCACGAG GTGATGAAAGCCATCAACGACGGCTTCCGGCTCCCCACGCCCATGGACTGCCCCTCCGCCATCTACCAGCTCATGATGCAGTGCTGGCAGCAGGAGCGCGCCCGCCGCCCCAAGTTCGCCGACATTGTCAGCATCCTCGACAAGCTCATCCGGGCTCCCGACTCCCTCAAGACCCTGGCTGACTTTGACCCCCG GGTGTCCATCCGGCTACCCAGCACCAGCGGCTCGGAGGGAGTGCCCTTCCACACAGTGTCCGAGTGGCTTGAGTCCATCAAGATGCAGCAGTACACAGAGCACTTCCTGGCGGCTGGCTACACCGCCATCGAGAAGGTGGTGCAGATGACCAACGA CGACATCAAGAGGATTGGCGTGCGGCTGCCCGGCCACCAGAAACGCATTGCCTACAGCCTGCTGGGGCTCAAGGACCAGGTGAACACAGTGGGGATCCCCATCTGA
- the EPHA2 gene encoding ephrin type-A receptor 2 isoform X1: MERRAPRAGLALLLGCLLAAAAAAQGKEVVLLDFAAAKGELGWLTHPYGKGWDLMQNIMDDMPIYMYSVCNVVAGDQDNWLRTNWVYRGEAERIFIELKFTVRDCNSFPGGASSCKETFNLYYAESDVDYGTNFQKRQFTKIDTIAPDEITVSSDFEARHVKLNVEERSVGPLSRKGFYLAFQDIGACVALLSVRVYYKKCPELLQGLARFPETIAGSDAPSLATVPGTCVDHAVVPPGGEEPRMHCAVDGEWLVPIGQCLCQAGYEKVEDACQACSPGFFKSEASESPCLECPAHTLPSPEGATSCECEEGYFRAQQDPLSMPCTRPPSAPHYLTAIGMGAKVELRWTPPQDNGGREDIIYSVTCEQCWPESGECGPCEASVHYSEPPHALTRTSVTVSDLEPHMNYTFVVEARNGVSDLVTSRSFRTASVSINQTEPPKVKLEGRSTTSLSVSWSIPPPQQSRVWKYEVTYRKKGDSNSYNVRRTEGFSVTLDDLAPDTTYLVQVQALTQEGQGAGSKVHEFQTLSTEGSGNMAVIGGVAVGVLLLLVLAGIGLFIHRRRRSLRTRQSSEDVYFSKSEQLKPLKTYVDPHTYEDPNQAVLKFTTEIHPSCVTRQKVIGAGEFGEVYKGTLKVSGKKEVPVAIKTLKAGYTEKQRVDFLSEASIMGQFSHHNIIRLEGVVSKCEAWCQRWGWETLRDLTHCGGWRGAAHWGNRIGPLSVAVPNPPHLCHLSTPVAISLPLCPPLADKPMMIITEYMENGALDKFLREKDGEFSVLQLVGMLRGIAAGMKYLANMNYVHRDLAARNILVNSNLVCKVSDFGLSRVLEDDPEATYTTSGGKIPIRWTAPEAISYRKFTSASDVWSYGIVMWEVMTYGERPYWELSNHEVMKAINDGFRLPTPMDCPSAIYQLMMQCWQQERARRPKFADIVSILDKLIRAPDSLKTLADFDPRVSIRLPSTSGSEGVPFHTVSEWLESIKMQQYTEHFLAAGYTAIEKVVQMTNDDIKRIGVRLPGHQKRIAYSLLGLKDQVNTVGIPI, encoded by the exons GTGCAACGTGGTGGCCGGCGACCAGGACAACTGGCTCCGCACCAACTGGGTGTACCGGGGTGAGGCCGAGCGCATCTTCATCGAGCTCAAGTTCACCGTGCGCGACTGCAACAGCTTCCCCGGGGGCGCCAGCTCCTGCAAGGAGACCTTCAACCTCTACTACGCTGAGTCGGACGTGGACTACGGCACCAACTTCCAGAAGCGCCAGTTCACCAAGATCGACACCATCGCGCCGGACGAGATCACGGTCAGCAGCGACTTTGAGGCGCGCCACGTGAAGCTGAACGTGGAGGAGCGCTCGGTGGGGCCGCTCAGCCGCAAGGGCTTCTACCTGGCCTTCCAGGACATCGGCGCCTGCGTGGCGCTGCTCTCCGTCCGCGTCTACTACAAGAAGTGCCCCGAGCTGCTGCAGGGCCTGGCCCGCTTCCCCGAGACCATCGCGGGCTCCGACGCACCCTCCCTGGCCACCGTGCCTGGCACCTGTGTGGACCATGCTGTGGTGCCACCCGGAGGCGAAGAGCCCCGCATGCACTGCGCGGTGGATGGCGAGTGGCTGGTGCCCATCGGTCAGTGTCTGTGCCAGGCGGGCTACGAGAAGGTGGAGGACGCCTGCCAGG CCTGCTCGCCTGGATTCTTCAAGTCCGAGGCGTCCGAGAGCCCCTGTTTGGAGTGCCCTGCACACACCCTGCCATCCCCCGAGGGGGCCACCTCCTGTGAGTGTGAAGAAGGCTACTTCCGGGCACAGCAGGACCCGCTGTCGATGCCCTGCACCC GCCCTCCCTCCGCTCCGCACTACCTCACGGCCATAGGCATGGGCGCCAAAGTGGAGCTGCGCTGGACGCCCCCCCAGGACAACGGGGGCCGCGAGGACATCATCTACAGTGTCACCTGCGAACAGTGCTGGCCCGAGTCAGGCGAGTGTGGGCCCTGTGAGGCCAGCGTGCACTACTCTGAGCCACCGCACGCGCTGACCCGCACCAGCGTGACGGTCAGTGACCTGGAGCCCCACATGAACTACACCTTCGTCGTGGAGGCCCGCAACGGCGTCTCAGACCTGGTGACCAGCCGCAGCTTCCGAACCGCCAGCGTCAGCATCAACCAGACAG AGCCCCCCAAGGTGAAGCTGGAGGGCCGCAGCACCACCTCACTGAGCGTCTCCTGGAGCATCCCCCCGCCACAGCAGAGCCGCGTGTGGAAGTACGAGGTCACCTACCGCAAGAAG GGGGACTCCAACAGCTACAACGTGCGCCGCACTGAGGGCTTCTCCGTGACCCTGGATGACCTGGCTCCGGACACCACCTACCTGGTCCAGGTGCAGGCGCTGACGCAGGAGGGCCAGGGTGCCGGCAGCAAGGTGCACGAGTTCCAGACGCTGT CCACGGAAGGATCTGGCAACATGGCGGTGATTGGCGGAGTGGCCGTCGGTGTGCTCTTGCTCCTGGTGCTGGCAGGAATCGGCCTCTTCATCCACCGCAG GAGGAGGAGCCTGCGGACCCGACAGTCCTCAGAGGACGTTTACTTCTCCAAGTCAG AACAGCTGAAGCCCCTGAAGACATACGTGGACCCCCACACATATGAGGACCCCAACCAGGCTGTGCTCAAATTTACCACCGAGATCCATCCATCTTGTGTCACGCGGCAGAAGGTGATCGGAGCAG GAGAGTTTGGGGAGGTGTACAAAGGGACCCTGAAGGTGTCAGGGAAGAAGGAGGTCCCTGTGGCCATCAAGACGCTGAAAGCCGGCTACACAGAGAAGCAGCGGGTGGACTTCCTCAGCGAGGCCAGCATCATGGGCCAGTTCAGCCACCACAACATCATCCGCCTGGAGGGCGTCGTCTCCAAATGTGAGGCTTGGtgccagaggtggggctgggagaccCTCAGGGACCTGACCCATTGCGGGGGGTGGAGAGGGGCCGCCCACTGGGGCAACCGAATAGGGCCTCTGTCGGTAGCTGTGCCCAACCCCCCACACCTGTGCCACCTCTCTACACCTGTGGCCATCTCCTtacccctgtgcccaccccttgCAGACAAGCCCATGATGATCATCACTGAGTACATGGAGAACGGGGCCCTGGACAAGTTCCTTCGG GAGAAGGATGGTGAGTTCAGCGTGCTGCAGCTGGTGGGCATGCTGCGGGGCATCGCAGCCGGCATGAAGTACCTGGCCAACATGAACTACGTCCACCGCGACCTGGCCGCCCGCAACATCCTTGTCAACAGCAACCTGGTCTGCAAGGTGTCTGACTTCGGCCTGTCCCGCGTGCTGGAGGATGACCCCGAGGCCACCTACACCACCAGT GGTGGCAAGATCCCCATCCGCTGGACGGCCCCGGAGGCCATCTCCTACCGCAAGTTCACCTCGGCCAGCGATGTGTGGAGCTATGGCATTGTCATGTGGGAGGTGATGACGTACGGCGAGCGGCCCTACTGGGAGCTGTCGAACCACGAG GTGATGAAAGCCATCAACGACGGCTTCCGGCTCCCCACGCCCATGGACTGCCCCTCCGCCATCTACCAGCTCATGATGCAGTGCTGGCAGCAGGAGCGCGCCCGCCGCCCCAAGTTCGCCGACATTGTCAGCATCCTCGACAAGCTCATCCGGGCTCCCGACTCCCTCAAGACCCTGGCTGACTTTGACCCCCG GGTGTCCATCCGGCTACCCAGCACCAGCGGCTCGGAGGGAGTGCCCTTCCACACAGTGTCCGAGTGGCTTGAGTCCATCAAGATGCAGCAGTACACAGAGCACTTCCTGGCGGCTGGCTACACCGCCATCGAGAAGGTGGTGCAGATGACCAACGA CGACATCAAGAGGATTGGCGTGCGGCTGCCCGGCCACCAGAAACGCATTGCCTACAGCCTGCTGGGGCTCAAGGACCAGGTGAACACAGTGGGGATCCCCATCTGA
- the EPHA2 gene encoding ephrin type-A receptor 2 isoform X3, translating into MERRAPRAGLALLLGCLLAAAAAAQGKEVVLLDFAAAKGELGWLTHPYGKGWDLMQNIMDDMPIYMYSVCNVVAGDQDNWLRTNWVYRGEAERIFIELKFTVRDCNSFPGGASSCKETFNLYYAESDVDYGTNFQKRQFTKIDTIAPDEITVSSDFEARHVKLNVEERSVGPLSRKGFYLAFQDIGACVALLSVRVYYKKCPELLQGLARFPETIAGSDAPSLATVPGTCVDHAVVPPGGEEPRMHCAVDGEWLVPIGQCLCQAGYEKVEDACQACSPGFFKSEASESPCLECPAHTLPSPEGATSCECEEGYFRAQQDPLSMPCTRPPSAPHYLTAIGMGAKVELRWTPPQDNGGREDIIYSVTCEQCWPESGECGPCEASVHYSEPPHALTRTSVTVSDLEPHMNYTFVVEARNGVSDLVTSRSFRTASVSINQTEPPKVKLEGRSTTSLSVSWSIPPPQQSRVWKYEVTYRKKGDSNSYNVRRTEGFSVTLDDLAPDTTYLVQVQALTQEGQGAGSKVHEFQTLSTEGSGNMAVIGGVAVGVLLLLVLAGIGLFIHRRRRSLRTRQSSEDVYFSKSEQLKPLKTYVDPHTYEDPNQAVLKFTTEIHPSCVTRQKVIGAGEFGEVYKGTLKVSGKKEVPVAIKTLKAGYTEKQRVDFLSEASIMGQFSHHNIIRLEGVVSKYKPMMIITEYMENGALDKFLREKDGEFSVLQLVGMLRGIAAGMKYLANMNYVHRDLAARNILVNSNLVCKVSDFGLSRVLEDDPEATYTTSGGKIPIRWTAPEAISYRKFTSASDVWSYGIVMWEVMTYGERPYWELSNHEVMKAINDGFRLPTPMDCPSAIYQLMMQCWQQERARRPKFADIVSILDKLIRAPDSLKTLADFDPRVSIRLPSTSGSEGVPFHTVSEWLESIKMQQYTEHFLAAGYTAIEKVVQMTNDDIKRIGVRLPGHQKRIAYSLLGLKDQVNTVGIPI; encoded by the exons GTGCAACGTGGTGGCCGGCGACCAGGACAACTGGCTCCGCACCAACTGGGTGTACCGGGGTGAGGCCGAGCGCATCTTCATCGAGCTCAAGTTCACCGTGCGCGACTGCAACAGCTTCCCCGGGGGCGCCAGCTCCTGCAAGGAGACCTTCAACCTCTACTACGCTGAGTCGGACGTGGACTACGGCACCAACTTCCAGAAGCGCCAGTTCACCAAGATCGACACCATCGCGCCGGACGAGATCACGGTCAGCAGCGACTTTGAGGCGCGCCACGTGAAGCTGAACGTGGAGGAGCGCTCGGTGGGGCCGCTCAGCCGCAAGGGCTTCTACCTGGCCTTCCAGGACATCGGCGCCTGCGTGGCGCTGCTCTCCGTCCGCGTCTACTACAAGAAGTGCCCCGAGCTGCTGCAGGGCCTGGCCCGCTTCCCCGAGACCATCGCGGGCTCCGACGCACCCTCCCTGGCCACCGTGCCTGGCACCTGTGTGGACCATGCTGTGGTGCCACCCGGAGGCGAAGAGCCCCGCATGCACTGCGCGGTGGATGGCGAGTGGCTGGTGCCCATCGGTCAGTGTCTGTGCCAGGCGGGCTACGAGAAGGTGGAGGACGCCTGCCAGG CCTGCTCGCCTGGATTCTTCAAGTCCGAGGCGTCCGAGAGCCCCTGTTTGGAGTGCCCTGCACACACCCTGCCATCCCCCGAGGGGGCCACCTCCTGTGAGTGTGAAGAAGGCTACTTCCGGGCACAGCAGGACCCGCTGTCGATGCCCTGCACCC GCCCTCCCTCCGCTCCGCACTACCTCACGGCCATAGGCATGGGCGCCAAAGTGGAGCTGCGCTGGACGCCCCCCCAGGACAACGGGGGCCGCGAGGACATCATCTACAGTGTCACCTGCGAACAGTGCTGGCCCGAGTCAGGCGAGTGTGGGCCCTGTGAGGCCAGCGTGCACTACTCTGAGCCACCGCACGCGCTGACCCGCACCAGCGTGACGGTCAGTGACCTGGAGCCCCACATGAACTACACCTTCGTCGTGGAGGCCCGCAACGGCGTCTCAGACCTGGTGACCAGCCGCAGCTTCCGAACCGCCAGCGTCAGCATCAACCAGACAG AGCCCCCCAAGGTGAAGCTGGAGGGCCGCAGCACCACCTCACTGAGCGTCTCCTGGAGCATCCCCCCGCCACAGCAGAGCCGCGTGTGGAAGTACGAGGTCACCTACCGCAAGAAG GGGGACTCCAACAGCTACAACGTGCGCCGCACTGAGGGCTTCTCCGTGACCCTGGATGACCTGGCTCCGGACACCACCTACCTGGTCCAGGTGCAGGCGCTGACGCAGGAGGGCCAGGGTGCCGGCAGCAAGGTGCACGAGTTCCAGACGCTGT CCACGGAAGGATCTGGCAACATGGCGGTGATTGGCGGAGTGGCCGTCGGTGTGCTCTTGCTCCTGGTGCTGGCAGGAATCGGCCTCTTCATCCACCGCAG GAGGAGGAGCCTGCGGACCCGACAGTCCTCAGAGGACGTTTACTTCTCCAAGTCAG AACAGCTGAAGCCCCTGAAGACATACGTGGACCCCCACACATATGAGGACCCCAACCAGGCTGTGCTCAAATTTACCACCGAGATCCATCCATCTTGTGTCACGCGGCAGAAGGTGATCGGAGCAG GAGAGTTTGGGGAGGTGTACAAAGGGACCCTGAAGGTGTCAGGGAAGAAGGAGGTCCCTGTGGCCATCAAGACGCTGAAAGCCGGCTACACAGAGAAGCAGCGGGTGGACTTCCTCAGCGAGGCCAGCATCATGGGCCAGTTCAGCCACCACAACATCATCCGCCTGGAGGGCGTCGTCTCCAAAT ACAAGCCCATGATGATCATCACTGAGTACATGGAGAACGGGGCCCTGGACAAGTTCCTTCGG GAGAAGGATGGTGAGTTCAGCGTGCTGCAGCTGGTGGGCATGCTGCGGGGCATCGCAGCCGGCATGAAGTACCTGGCCAACATGAACTACGTCCACCGCGACCTGGCCGCCCGCAACATCCTTGTCAACAGCAACCTGGTCTGCAAGGTGTCTGACTTCGGCCTGTCCCGCGTGCTGGAGGATGACCCCGAGGCCACCTACACCACCAGT GGTGGCAAGATCCCCATCCGCTGGACGGCCCCGGAGGCCATCTCCTACCGCAAGTTCACCTCGGCCAGCGATGTGTGGAGCTATGGCATTGTCATGTGGGAGGTGATGACGTACGGCGAGCGGCCCTACTGGGAGCTGTCGAACCACGAG GTGATGAAAGCCATCAACGACGGCTTCCGGCTCCCCACGCCCATGGACTGCCCCTCCGCCATCTACCAGCTCATGATGCAGTGCTGGCAGCAGGAGCGCGCCCGCCGCCCCAAGTTCGCCGACATTGTCAGCATCCTCGACAAGCTCATCCGGGCTCCCGACTCCCTCAAGACCCTGGCTGACTTTGACCCCCG GGTGTCCATCCGGCTACCCAGCACCAGCGGCTCGGAGGGAGTGCCCTTCCACACAGTGTCCGAGTGGCTTGAGTCCATCAAGATGCAGCAGTACACAGAGCACTTCCTGGCGGCTGGCTACACCGCCATCGAGAAGGTGGTGCAGATGACCAACGA CGACATCAAGAGGATTGGCGTGCGGCTGCCCGGCCACCAGAAACGCATTGCCTACAGCCTGCTGGGGCTCAAGGACCAGGTGAACACAGTGGGGATCCCCATCTGA